A genomic segment from Pradoshia eiseniae encodes:
- the mutY gene encoding A/G-specific adenine glycosylase encodes MKKLASNNIEQFREDLVNWFIEEQRELPWRLNKDPYRVWVSEIMLQQTRVDTVIPYYERFMEWFPTIEDFAEADEERILKAWEGLGYYSRVRNLHSAVKEVKESYGGVVPNTPEEISRLKGVGPYTAGAILSIAYGLPEPAVDGNVMRVLSRILEIYDDIAKPATRKIFEQAVRELIDHDHTSEFNQALMELGALICTPTKPSCLLCPVREHCQAFEKGLQQELPVKTKAKKVKTVHLSAVVIVDPSGRMVIQKRPSSGLLAGLWEFPNYEVDSLEKLKQVMARDNHIVLEDLRPIGKISHVFSHLIWEITAYEAKVENVEQFTETNRKIAFVRDEDFQHYALPVSHQKIYEAHVINGKQ; translated from the coding sequence GTGAAGAAGTTAGCCAGTAATAATATTGAGCAATTCAGAGAAGATTTAGTCAATTGGTTTATTGAAGAACAGCGGGAACTCCCATGGCGATTAAATAAAGATCCTTATAGGGTCTGGGTATCAGAAATCATGCTGCAGCAAACGCGTGTAGATACGGTTATTCCTTACTACGAACGATTTATGGAGTGGTTCCCGACGATTGAGGATTTTGCTGAGGCAGATGAGGAGAGAATCCTCAAGGCTTGGGAGGGCCTTGGTTACTATTCAAGGGTACGAAATCTCCATAGCGCTGTTAAAGAAGTGAAAGAGAGCTATGGCGGAGTCGTTCCGAATACACCTGAAGAGATTAGCCGCTTGAAGGGTGTCGGCCCTTACACGGCAGGGGCCATTTTAAGTATTGCTTATGGACTTCCGGAACCTGCGGTTGATGGGAATGTCATGAGGGTGCTTTCGCGTATATTAGAAATTTATGATGATATCGCCAAACCTGCCACAAGAAAAATATTTGAGCAGGCTGTTCGCGAATTAATTGACCATGATCATACGTCAGAATTTAATCAGGCTTTAATGGAGCTTGGTGCATTGATATGCACGCCGACAAAACCGTCTTGTCTGCTTTGCCCGGTGAGAGAGCATTGCCAGGCATTTGAAAAAGGTTTGCAGCAAGAACTGCCTGTTAAGACGAAGGCTAAGAAAGTGAAGACGGTGCATTTAAGTGCAGTTGTTATTGTGGACCCGAGCGGGAGGATGGTTATCCAAAAAAGACCTTCGTCTGGGCTGCTCGCCGGTTTATGGGAATTCCCGAATTATGAAGTTGACAGTTTAGAGAAACTAAAGCAGGTGATGGCAAGGGATAATCATATTGTTTTGGAAGACCTAAGGCCAATCGGAAAAATCAGCCATGTCTTTTCCCATCTCATTTGGGAAATCACTGCTTATGAAGCCAAAGTCGAGAATGTTGAACAATTCACCGAGACGAATCGTAAAATCGCCTTTGTCAGGGATGAGGACTTTCAGCATTATGCCCTGCCTGTATCCCACCAAAAAATTTATGAAGCGCATGTAATAAACGGAAAACAGTGA
- a CDS encoding metal-dependent hydrolase produces MDTGTHLVMGIALGGLATLDPLVANSSYTATAVMIGTVLGSQAPDIDTVLKMRNNAVYIRNHRGITHSIPFVLLWPILITAAASFIFPEANMLHTWIWTFLAVFLHVFVDIFNAYGTQAIRPLSSRWVALGIINTFDPFIFGVHIAGLILWAFGLPPGPTFIMVYIILIGYYLARILEHRSIKALVREKIPDARRIILSPTMRYHKWKIAVTTGDKYYVAIADNREITILDTFERHPLPDSPVLDAALKDVNLSAFVSFSPVYRWEISYEQEMFTVRFIDLRYRSRGRYPFVAIVHLDDQLNILNSFTGWVFTEEKLQKKLNVITG; encoded by the coding sequence ATGGATACCGGTACACATCTCGTTATGGGCATTGCACTCGGCGGGCTCGCTACATTAGATCCCCTCGTGGCAAATAGCTCATATACCGCGACTGCTGTTATGATTGGTACCGTGCTAGGTTCACAAGCACCTGATATCGACACTGTTTTGAAAATGCGCAATAATGCTGTTTATATAAGAAATCATCGGGGAATAACCCATTCCATTCCCTTTGTCTTATTGTGGCCGATTTTGATAACTGCAGCAGCCTCGTTTATTTTCCCAGAAGCGAATATGCTGCATACCTGGATCTGGACCTTTTTAGCCGTGTTCCTTCATGTATTCGTTGATATATTTAATGCATACGGAACCCAGGCTATCAGGCCATTATCCTCACGTTGGGTTGCACTCGGCATCATCAACACATTTGACCCATTTATCTTCGGGGTTCATATTGCCGGCTTAATCTTATGGGCTTTCGGCCTCCCGCCTGGTCCGACTTTTATCATGGTGTATATTATTCTGATTGGGTATTATCTTGCCAGGATTCTCGAACATAGATCCATCAAAGCACTCGTACGTGAAAAAATTCCTGATGCAAGACGGATTATCCTGTCACCAACCATGCGCTATCATAAATGGAAGATTGCTGTCACGACTGGTGATAAATATTATGTTGCCATTGCCGATAACCGGGAAATCACCATCCTCGACACATTTGAGCGGCATCCATTGCCCGACAGCCCTGTCCTTGATGCAGCATTAAAGGATGTCAACCTATCGGCATTCGTCTCATTCTCTCCTGTTTATCGGTGGGAAATCAGCTATGAGCAAGAAATGTTCACAGTCCGCTTCATTGACCTCCGTTATCGGAGCAGAGGACGATATCCGTTCGTGGCAATCGTTCACCTAGATGATCAGTTAAATATCCTGAATTCGTTTACTGGTTGGGTATTTACCGAGGAAAAGCTTCAAAAGAAATTAAATGTCATCACTGGCTGA
- a CDS encoding small, acid-soluble spore protein K: protein MRNKETGFPYQHDDKFRADAPRAKSKYASKRADGTTNTHPQERMHASNHRDED from the coding sequence ATGAGAAATAAAGAAACTGGATTCCCTTATCAGCATGACGATAAATTTAGAGCCGATGCCCCCCGGGCCAAATCCAAATACGCCTCAAAGCGTGCGGATGGGACAACTAACACGCATCCTCAGGAACGGATGCATGCCTCAAACCACCGGGATGAGGATTAG
- a CDS encoding YfhH family protein: MDEKKFSQMTEHELRQAIADLNEKARKAEQLGMVNEFAVHKRRAVMAKAYSLDPKEFKPGEIYGIDGAPGEYFKVEYLKGVFAWGFRLNKGEEEGLPISLLQTLK; this comes from the coding sequence ATGGATGAAAAGAAATTTAGTCAAATGACAGAGCATGAATTGAGACAGGCTATTGCAGACTTAAATGAGAAGGCAAGGAAAGCAGAGCAGCTGGGAATGGTAAATGAGTTTGCCGTTCATAAGCGCAGAGCGGTAATGGCAAAGGCTTATTCGCTTGATCCGAAGGAATTTAAGCCAGGAGAAATTTACGGGATTGACGGTGCTCCGGGCGAATATTTTAAGGTTGAATATTTGAAGGGTGTCTTTGCCTGGGGATTTCGCTTAAATAAAGGGGAAGAAGAGGGCTTGCCGATTTCTTTACTGCAAACACTCAAATAG